One window of Doryrhamphus excisus isolate RoL2022-K1 chromosome 13, RoL_Dexc_1.0, whole genome shotgun sequence genomic DNA carries:
- the ppm1aa gene encoding protein phosphatase 1A isoform X1, producing MGAFLDKPKMEKYNSHGEGNSLRYGLSSMQGWRVEMEDAHTAVIGLPHGLDLWSFFAVYDGHAGSQVAKYCCEHLLEHITSNSDFQSALQEDPSVESVKNGIRTGFLEIDDHMRTILEKKHGVDRSGSTAVGVMVSPSHVYFINCGDSRGLLSRGARVHFFTQDHKPGNPLEKERILNAGGSVMIQRVNGSLAVSRALGDFDYKCVHGKGPTEQLVSPEPEVYAIERCEGEDEFIVLACDGIWDVMGNEDLCDFVRSRLEVTDDLERVSNEIVDTCLYKGSRDNMSVVLICFPGAPKVSPEAVKREAELDKYLESRVEDILKKQGDEGVPDLVQVMRTLASESIPNLPPGGELASKRSVIEAVYNKLNPYRSDDTRPQMTCGNTTPYH from the exons ATGGGGGCATTTCTGGACAAaccaaagatggaaaaatacaaTTCCCACGGTGAGGGGAACAGCCTGCGATATGGGCTGAGCAGTATGCAGGGCTGGCGGGTCGAGATGGAAGATGCCCACACAGCAGTAATCGGCCTCCCTCACGGTCTTGACCTCTGGTCGTTCTTCGCTGTATACGATGGGCACGCTGGCTCTCAGGTGGCCAAATACTGCTGCGAGCACCTGTTGGAGCACATCACCAGCAACTCAGACTTCCAGAGTGCTCTGCAGGAGGATCCCTCTGTGGAAAGTGTGAAGAACGGCATCCGCACAGGGTTCCTCGAGATCGATGATCACATGCGAACCATCTTGGAGAAGAAGCACGGCGTGGACCGCAGCGGCTCCACCGCGGTGGGAGTGATGGTTTCCCCCAGCCATGTCTACTTTATTAACTGTGGCGACTCGCGGGGACTCCTGAGCAGGGGGGCGCGTGTGCACTTCTTCACACAGGATCACAAACCCGGCAACCCTCTGGAGAAGGAAAGGATCCTGAATGCTGGTGGCTCAGTCATGATCCAGCGAGTTAATGGCTCCCTGGCGGTGTCTCGGGCCTTGGGAGATTTCGACTACAAGTGTGTGCATGGAAAAGGCCCCACGGAGCAGCTCGTCTCTCCTGAGCCTGAAGTTTATGCAATAGAAAGATGTGAAGGGGAAGACGAATTTATTGTTCTAGCTTGTGATGGCATCTGGGATGTCATGGGCAATGAAGATCTGTGTGACTTTGTCAGGTCGAGGCTAGAAGTCACAGATGATCTTGAAAGAGTCAGCAATGAAATTGTCGACACCTGCTTGTACAAG GGAAGTCGGGACAATATGAGTGTTGTTTTAATCTGTTTTCCTGGAGCTCCAAAGGTATCTCCGGAAGCAGTTAAACGGGAGGCCGAGCTCGATAAGTATCTGGAGTCAAGAGTAGAAG ACATCCTCAAGAAGCAGGGGGATGAAGGAGTACCAGACTTGGTCCAAGTTATGAGGACGTTAGCATCAGAGAGCATCCCCAACCTTCCCCCTGGAGGAGAGCTGGCAAGCAA ACGAAGTGTTATTGAAGCGGTGTACAACAAACTCAACCCCTATCGAAGCGATGACACA CGTCCACAGATGACGTGTGGTAACACAACCCCGTACCACTAA
- the dhrs7 gene encoding dehydrogenase/reductase SDR family member 7 isoform X3 — protein sequence MGLFSLVGRKPEAKLKGQVVWVTGASSGIGEELAYQLARCGSRLVLSARREGELKRVKRQCLECSSLKDEDILILPLDLLERTTHEAKTKAVIKHFGRIDILINNGGRSQRSLFLDADVEVYQALMDVNFLGTLSLTKHVLSHMTRRGIGAIVTISSLLGLAGGPLATGYAASKHALQGFFKSLQAELYDYPNIFISTVCPGPVQSFIVHNAIRENLHKPVTSAGDQMHKMPTSRCVSLILAGMANGVKEMWIAQQPFLTYYYIWQYTPTLAWFITKILAKKRVQNFKAGGDADSAYFSKPKNS from the exons ATGGGTTTATTCAG TCTGGTGGGACGCAAACCAG AGGCCAAGCTGAAAGGTCAGGTGGTGTGGGTGACAGGAGCCTCCAGTGGAATTGGGGAAGAGTTGGCCTACCAGCTGGCACGATGCGGCTCACGCCTCGTCCTGTCTGCACGCCGTGAGGGTGAGCTGAAGAGGGTGAAACGTCAATGCTTGG AGTGTTCCAGTCTCAAAGATGAGGATATTCTCATTCTTCCGTTGGATTTATTGGAAAGGACTACCCATGAAGCAAAAACCAAAGCTGTAATTAAACACTTTGGACGG ATTGACATCTTGATAAACAACGGAGGCCGAAGCCAGCGCTCTTTGTTCTTGGACGCTGACGTGGAAGTGTACCAGGCCTTGATGGACGTCAACTTCCTGGGTACCCTTTCCCTCACCAAGCATGTGCTTTCTCACATGACTCGGCGCGGCATCGGCGCCATCGTCACCATCAGCAGCTTGTTGGGCCTGGCGGGGGGACCCTTAGCCACAGGATACGCTGCGAGCAAGCACGCTCTGCAG GGCTTTTTCAAATCCCTTCAAGCGGAGCTGTACGACTACCCCAACATATTCATCAGCACAGTGTGTCCAGGGCCTGTGCAATCATTTATAGTACACAACGCTATCAGAGAAAACCTGCACAAg cccGTGACTTCAGCTGGTGACCAGATGCACAAGATGCCCACAAGTCGCTGTGTTTCTTTAATACTAGCGGGAATGGCCAATGGCGTCAAGGAAATGTGGATTGCACAGCAGCCCTTTTTGACATATTACTACATTTGGCAGTACACCCCCACATTGGCATGGTTTATAACAAAGATCCTGGCCAAGAAAAGAGTGCAGAATTTTAAAGCTGGAGGG GATGCAGACTCTGCCTATTTCAGCAAGCCCAAGAACTCCTAA
- the dhrs7 gene encoding dehydrogenase/reductase SDR family member 7 isoform X2: MEKTLLHCHSRCTSLVGRKPEAKLKGQVVWVTGASSGIGEELAYQLARCGSRLVLSARREGELKRVKRQCLECSSLKDEDILILPLDLLERTTHEAKTKAVIKHFGRIDILINNGGRSQRSLFLDADVEVYQALMDVNFLGTLSLTKHVLSHMTRRGIGAIVTISSLLGLAGGPLATGYAASKHALQGFFKSLQAELYDYPNIFISTVCPGPVQSFIVHNAIRENLHKPVTSAGDQMHKMPTSRCVSLILAGMANGVKEMWIAQQPFLTYYYIWQYTPTLAWFITKILAKKRVQNFKAGGDADSAYFSKPKNS, from the exons ATGGAGAAAACGTTACTGCATTGTCACTCAAGATGCACATC TCTGGTGGGACGCAAACCAG AGGCCAAGCTGAAAGGTCAGGTGGTGTGGGTGACAGGAGCCTCCAGTGGAATTGGGGAAGAGTTGGCCTACCAGCTGGCACGATGCGGCTCACGCCTCGTCCTGTCTGCACGCCGTGAGGGTGAGCTGAAGAGGGTGAAACGTCAATGCTTGG AGTGTTCCAGTCTCAAAGATGAGGATATTCTCATTCTTCCGTTGGATTTATTGGAAAGGACTACCCATGAAGCAAAAACCAAAGCTGTAATTAAACACTTTGGACGG ATTGACATCTTGATAAACAACGGAGGCCGAAGCCAGCGCTCTTTGTTCTTGGACGCTGACGTGGAAGTGTACCAGGCCTTGATGGACGTCAACTTCCTGGGTACCCTTTCCCTCACCAAGCATGTGCTTTCTCACATGACTCGGCGCGGCATCGGCGCCATCGTCACCATCAGCAGCTTGTTGGGCCTGGCGGGGGGACCCTTAGCCACAGGATACGCTGCGAGCAAGCACGCTCTGCAG GGCTTTTTCAAATCCCTTCAAGCGGAGCTGTACGACTACCCCAACATATTCATCAGCACAGTGTGTCCAGGGCCTGTGCAATCATTTATAGTACACAACGCTATCAGAGAAAACCTGCACAAg cccGTGACTTCAGCTGGTGACCAGATGCACAAGATGCCCACAAGTCGCTGTGTTTCTTTAATACTAGCGGGAATGGCCAATGGCGTCAAGGAAATGTGGATTGCACAGCAGCCCTTTTTGACATATTACTACATTTGGCAGTACACCCCCACATTGGCATGGTTTATAACAAAGATCCTGGCCAAGAAAAGAGTGCAGAATTTTAAAGCTGGAGGG GATGCAGACTCTGCCTATTTCAGCAAGCCCAAGAACTCCTAA
- the ppm1aa gene encoding protein phosphatase 1A isoform X2, with amino-acid sequence MGAFLDKPKMEKYNSHGEGNSLRYGLSSMQGWRVEMEDAHTAVIGLPHGLDLWSFFAVYDGHAGSQVAKYCCEHLLEHITSNSDFQSALQEDPSVESVKNGIRTGFLEIDDHMRTILEKKHGVDRSGSTAVGVMVSPSHVYFINCGDSRGLLSRGARVHFFTQDHKPGNPLEKERILNAGGSVMIQRVNGSLAVSRALGDFDYKCVHGKGPTEQLVSPEPEVYAIERCEGEDEFIVLACDGIWDVMGNEDLCDFVRSRLEVTDDLERVSNEIVDTCLYKGSRDNMSVVLICFPGAPKVSPEAVKREAELDKYLESRVEDILKKQGDEGVPDLVQVMRTLASESIPNLPPGGELASKRSVIEAVYNKLNPYRSDDTDSASTDDVW; translated from the exons ATGGGGGCATTTCTGGACAAaccaaagatggaaaaatacaaTTCCCACGGTGAGGGGAACAGCCTGCGATATGGGCTGAGCAGTATGCAGGGCTGGCGGGTCGAGATGGAAGATGCCCACACAGCAGTAATCGGCCTCCCTCACGGTCTTGACCTCTGGTCGTTCTTCGCTGTATACGATGGGCACGCTGGCTCTCAGGTGGCCAAATACTGCTGCGAGCACCTGTTGGAGCACATCACCAGCAACTCAGACTTCCAGAGTGCTCTGCAGGAGGATCCCTCTGTGGAAAGTGTGAAGAACGGCATCCGCACAGGGTTCCTCGAGATCGATGATCACATGCGAACCATCTTGGAGAAGAAGCACGGCGTGGACCGCAGCGGCTCCACCGCGGTGGGAGTGATGGTTTCCCCCAGCCATGTCTACTTTATTAACTGTGGCGACTCGCGGGGACTCCTGAGCAGGGGGGCGCGTGTGCACTTCTTCACACAGGATCACAAACCCGGCAACCCTCTGGAGAAGGAAAGGATCCTGAATGCTGGTGGCTCAGTCATGATCCAGCGAGTTAATGGCTCCCTGGCGGTGTCTCGGGCCTTGGGAGATTTCGACTACAAGTGTGTGCATGGAAAAGGCCCCACGGAGCAGCTCGTCTCTCCTGAGCCTGAAGTTTATGCAATAGAAAGATGTGAAGGGGAAGACGAATTTATTGTTCTAGCTTGTGATGGCATCTGGGATGTCATGGGCAATGAAGATCTGTGTGACTTTGTCAGGTCGAGGCTAGAAGTCACAGATGATCTTGAAAGAGTCAGCAATGAAATTGTCGACACCTGCTTGTACAAG GGAAGTCGGGACAATATGAGTGTTGTTTTAATCTGTTTTCCTGGAGCTCCAAAGGTATCTCCGGAAGCAGTTAAACGGGAGGCCGAGCTCGATAAGTATCTGGAGTCAAGAGTAGAAG ACATCCTCAAGAAGCAGGGGGATGAAGGAGTACCAGACTTGGTCCAAGTTATGAGGACGTTAGCATCAGAGAGCATCCCCAACCTTCCCCCTGGAGGAGAGCTGGCAAGCAA ACGAAGTGTTATTGAAGCGGTGTACAACAAACTCAACCCCTATCGAAGCGATGACACA GACTCAGCGTCCACAGATGACGTGTGGTAA
- the dhrs7 gene encoding dehydrogenase/reductase SDR family member 7 isoform X1 — protein MYDFIASALYYLIILYGLIHFLLFFFVDADFTLLWASLVGRKPEAKLKGQVVWVTGASSGIGEELAYQLARCGSRLVLSARREGELKRVKRQCLECSSLKDEDILILPLDLLERTTHEAKTKAVIKHFGRIDILINNGGRSQRSLFLDADVEVYQALMDVNFLGTLSLTKHVLSHMTRRGIGAIVTISSLLGLAGGPLATGYAASKHALQGFFKSLQAELYDYPNIFISTVCPGPVQSFIVHNAIRENLHKPVTSAGDQMHKMPTSRCVSLILAGMANGVKEMWIAQQPFLTYYYIWQYTPTLAWFITKILAKKRVQNFKAGGDADSAYFSKPKNS, from the exons atgtatgactttattgcatCCGCGCTGTACTACTTAATAATACTTTATGGAttaattcacttcctgcttttcttctTCGTCGATGCTGATTTTACGCTGCTGTGGGCAAGTCTGGTGGGACGCAAACCAG AGGCCAAGCTGAAAGGTCAGGTGGTGTGGGTGACAGGAGCCTCCAGTGGAATTGGGGAAGAGTTGGCCTACCAGCTGGCACGATGCGGCTCACGCCTCGTCCTGTCTGCACGCCGTGAGGGTGAGCTGAAGAGGGTGAAACGTCAATGCTTGG AGTGTTCCAGTCTCAAAGATGAGGATATTCTCATTCTTCCGTTGGATTTATTGGAAAGGACTACCCATGAAGCAAAAACCAAAGCTGTAATTAAACACTTTGGACGG ATTGACATCTTGATAAACAACGGAGGCCGAAGCCAGCGCTCTTTGTTCTTGGACGCTGACGTGGAAGTGTACCAGGCCTTGATGGACGTCAACTTCCTGGGTACCCTTTCCCTCACCAAGCATGTGCTTTCTCACATGACTCGGCGCGGCATCGGCGCCATCGTCACCATCAGCAGCTTGTTGGGCCTGGCGGGGGGACCCTTAGCCACAGGATACGCTGCGAGCAAGCACGCTCTGCAG GGCTTTTTCAAATCCCTTCAAGCGGAGCTGTACGACTACCCCAACATATTCATCAGCACAGTGTGTCCAGGGCCTGTGCAATCATTTATAGTACACAACGCTATCAGAGAAAACCTGCACAAg cccGTGACTTCAGCTGGTGACCAGATGCACAAGATGCCCACAAGTCGCTGTGTTTCTTTAATACTAGCGGGAATGGCCAATGGCGTCAAGGAAATGTGGATTGCACAGCAGCCCTTTTTGACATATTACTACATTTGGCAGTACACCCCCACATTGGCATGGTTTATAACAAAGATCCTGGCCAAGAAAAGAGTGCAGAATTTTAAAGCTGGAGGG GATGCAGACTCTGCCTATTTCAGCAAGCCCAAGAACTCCTAA